The Symphalangus syndactylus isolate Jambi chromosome 3, NHGRI_mSymSyn1-v2.1_pri, whole genome shotgun sequence genome has a segment encoding these proteins:
- the RPL12 gene encoding large ribosomal subunit protein uL11 isoform X2, with the protein MPPKFDPNEIKVVYLRCTGGEVGATSALAPKIGPLGLSPKKVGDDIAKATGDWKGLRITVKLTIQNRQAQIEVVPSASALIIKALKEPPRDRKKQKNIKHSGNITFDEIVNIARQMRHRSLARELSGTIKEILGTAQSVGCNVDGRHPHDIIDDINSGAVECPAS; encoded by the exons ATGCCGCCGAAGTTCGACCCCAACGAGATCAAAGTCG tataCCTGAGGTGCACCGGAGGTGAAGTCGGTGCCACTTCTGCCCTGGCCCCCAAGATCGGCCCCCTGGGTCTG TCTCCAAAAAAGGTTGGTGATGACATTGCCAAGGCAACAGGTGACTGGAAGGGCCTGAGGATTACAGTGAAACTGACCATTCAGAACAGACAGGCCCAG ATTGAGGTGgtgccttctgcctctgccctgaTCATCAAAGCCCTCAAGGAACcaccaagagacagaaagaaacagaaaaaca TTAAACACAGTGGGAATATCACTTTTGATGAGATCGTCAACATTGCTCGACAGATGCGGCACCGATCCTTAGCCAGAGAACTCTCTG GAACCATTAAAGAGATCTTGGGGACTGCCCAGTCTGTGGGCTGTAATGTTGATGGCCGCCACCCTCATGACATCATAGATGACATCAACAGTGGTGCTGTGGAATGCCCAGCC agttaa
- the RPL12 gene encoding large ribosomal subunit protein uL11 isoform X1, whose amino-acid sequence MPPKFDPNEIKVVYLRCTGGEVGATSALAPKIGPLGLSPKKVGDDIAKATGDWKGLRITVKLTIQNRQAQIEVVPSASALIIKALKEPPRDRKKQKNIKHSGNITFDEIVNIARQMRHRSLARELSGTIKEILGTAQSVGCNVDGRHPHDIIDDINSGAVECPAVSDIFIVTIGVKGGPPSVFTEISWEVLEMVTGGVG is encoded by the exons ATGCCGCCGAAGTTCGACCCCAACGAGATCAAAGTCG tataCCTGAGGTGCACCGGAGGTGAAGTCGGTGCCACTTCTGCCCTGGCCCCCAAGATCGGCCCCCTGGGTCTG TCTCCAAAAAAGGTTGGTGATGACATTGCCAAGGCAACAGGTGACTGGAAGGGCCTGAGGATTACAGTGAAACTGACCATTCAGAACAGACAGGCCCAG ATTGAGGTGgtgccttctgcctctgccctgaTCATCAAAGCCCTCAAGGAACcaccaagagacagaaagaaacagaaaaaca TTAAACACAGTGGGAATATCACTTTTGATGAGATCGTCAACATTGCTCGACAGATGCGGCACCGATCCTTAGCCAGAGAACTCTCTG GAACCATTAAAGAGATCTTGGGGACTGCCCAGTCTGTGGGCTGTAATGTTGATGGCCGCCACCCTCATGACATCATAGATGACATCAACAGTGGTGCTGTGGAATGCCCAGCCGTAAGTGACATTTTCATTGTTACAATAGGGGTGAAAGGGGGGCCACCCAGTGTATTCACAGAGATAAGCTGGGAAGTTTTGGAAATGGTTACTGGTGGGGTGGGATAA